The Triticum dicoccoides isolate Atlit2015 ecotype Zavitan chromosome 6A, WEW_v2.0, whole genome shotgun sequence genome has a window encoding:
- the LOC119317179 gene encoding uncharacterized protein LOC119317179 isoform X2, whose translation MDYNEACKGSFESESCEIGKIGVAKIEHYESELEEGEIREADEASGLESPIQNGTAANAEQQQVRIRQSASPQRASHNVETAGIVVLQHRVIHEHMPPSIVRSFVQDTIEKEQALMRPSTSPERASCEGRTAGINFVQQCKCSAIRENMAASLKESSTSSQVVVEEESSTSAERGSRLGGTACTAVVQQSKYAASEGRYVNVSQSTLHRKCGNHRRSYSPSIYSSSKERHKKRKEGCFRYYDSHWVTKMIEEVCSERSKTLLSRQTVDRKKFNNEQKKKKIEFFQKHVNSYKFHHAHVAPTIRYCRMMLPKLHSSMLHYRFHRHMISQLIKFYKQLICDRDKENRIKERWIFEAKAGYLKKWFYVTNLSYSKFKPEELESCMVDYSDGEQHLKYFDMQSITTQIEAIASNKEPRGTFATDITVPNLENSPSSLETNEHTKLGFSVGTAEEMATLESRTSQYTCAPSMEFCHENQTQTTFPAADKNEGGDVEKPSACQLDVSAALEPAETLTTGKASDDCEPILEHSQLLLVTNEATKPGFSVGVSKEMATLESSSLQVTSVSGMEFREKDGTQIIFSAADSNEERNTESPCASRFVTSSASGLAIAVSADTENAAPISREKRRYMCSSNDISEGPCRSGRKLGEKDGTHISFSPATQIAFSIAAQNEGETMESPCGSQSVMSLASEPTIAASNGTENAASIYREKRRRIGSGNDDISEGSCCRPGRKSGEKDGTQITLSLATQNEGGDMERCCASHSDADTALKLVMTVNTDSQNAPSGSNEKQKHINSGNNISEGSCSRSEIMPTSNLFRTTLPQEEPPAARSPPPSSDNRQVVQAEDISGEEVPSSQVPSFAQVTEQPNMHFNTQSVINHHHFGSTCQFASPPYQPPCRDTHSARIEADSVGASHVHPTSANQVPTGSTPGLRLAEDVFDSNHSPGASHVHPASANQVPTGSPPGPSLAEDGLDLNLFTIELSRLQKLADLMTKRHQEKVLPRKPWQGLVGRQTSAVSTFMHLFQPPKHQQAPPSDSVLRSRNALLWTR comes from the exons ATGGATTACAACGAAGCTTGCAAGGGATCATTCGAATCTGAAAGTTGTGAGATTGGCAAGATTGGAGTGGCAAAAATTGAACATTATGAATCTGAACTAGAAGAAGGTGAGATCAGAGAGGCAGATGAGGCATCCGGATTAGAAAGCCCTATCCAGAATGGCACAGCTGCAAATGCTGAACAGCAGCAGGTCCGTATAAGGCAATCAGCTTCACCGCAAAGAGCTTCTCATAATGTAGAGACTGCAGGTATTGTGGTTTTGCAACACAGAGTGATCCACGAACACATGCCTCCAAGCATTGTACGCTCATTTGTGCAAGATACGATTGAAAAGGAGCAGGCCCTTATGAGGCCATCAACTTCACCTGAAAGAGCTTCCTGTGAAGGCAGGACTGCAGGTATTAATTTTGTGCAGCAGTGTAAGTGTAGTGCAATCCGCGAGAACATGGCTGCAAGTCTTAAAGAGTCAAGCACATCTTCTCAAGTGGTGGTTGAAGAGGAGTCATCAACTTCAGCTGAAAGAGGTTCTCGCCTTGGAGGGACTGCATGTACTGCTGTTGTGCAACAATCTAAGTATGCTGCATCTGAGGGCCGATATGTTAATGTGAGTCAGTCAACTTTGCATAGAAAATGTGGGAACCACCGTCGAAGCTATTCACCATCTATCTATAGTAGTTCAAAAGAAAGGCATAAGAAAAGGAAGGAAGGATGTTTTAGATACTATGATTCCCATTGGGTCACGAAAATGATTGAGGAAGTTTGTTCAGAAAGGTCCAAAACACTACTGTCACGGCAGACTGTAGATCGGAAGAAATTCAACAAtgagcaaaaaaagaagaagatagaaTTCTTCCAAAAACATgtgaattcttataaattccatcaTGCACATGTTGCACCAACTATAAGATATTGCAGGATGATGTTGCCTAAGCTACATTCCAGCATGTTGCACTACAGATTTCATCGACATATGATATCTCAGCTGATAAAATTTTATAAACAGCTTATATGTGACAGGGACAAAGAGAACAGAATAAAAGAGCGCTGGATATTTGAGGCCAAAGCTGGCTACCTTAAGAAATGGTTTTATGTGACTAACTTGTCATATTCTAAATTCAAGCCAGAGGAACTAGAAAGCTGTATGGTTGACTATTCAGATGGTGAACAGCATCTAAAATATTTTGACATGCAATCTATAACCACTCAAATTGAAGCAATTGCCTCTAATAAAGAACCTAGAGGCACCTTTGCAACTGATATTACTGTGCCCAATCTAGAAAATTCACCATCATCGCTTGAAACAAATGAACATACAAAGCTCGGGTTTTCAGTTGGTACAGCAGAAGAAATGGCCACCTTAGAAAGCAGGACTTCACAGTACACCTGTGCTCCCTCCATGGAGTTTTGTCATGAAAATCAGACACAAACTACCTTCCCGGCAGCAGATAAAAACGAGGGAGGAGATGTGGAGAAACCCTCTGCTTGCCAGCTTGACGTGAGTGCAGCACTAGAACCTGCTGAGACACTGACAACAGGTAAGGCAAGTGATGATTGTGAGCCTATTCTAGAACACTCGCAATTGCTGCTTGTAACGAATGAAGCTACAAAGCCTGGGTTTTCAGTTGGTGTATCAAAAGAAATGGCTACCTTAGAAAGCAGCTCCTTGCAGGTAACCAGTGTGTCAGGAATGGAGTTTCGTGAAAAAGATGGGACCCAAATTATCTTCTCAGCAGCTGACAGCAATGAGGAGCGAAACACGGAGAGCCCCTGTGCTTCTCGGTTTGTCACGAGTTCAGCATCAGGACTTGCTATTGCAGTGAGCGCTGATACAGAAAATGCTGCCCCGATTTCTAGAGAAAAACGAAGGTACATGTGTTCTAGCAATGATATTTCAGAAGGTCCATGTAGGTCAGGGAGAAAGTTAGGTGAAAAAGATGGGACACACATCTCCTTCTCACCAGCAACACAAATTGCCTTCTCAATAGCAGCACAAAACGAGGGGGAAACCATGGAGAGCCCCTGTGGTTCTCAGTCTGTCATGAGTCTAGCATCAGAACCTACTATTGCAGCGAGCAATGGTACAGAAAATGCTGCCTCGATTTATAGAGAAAAACGAAGGCGCATCGGTTCAGGCAATGATGATATTTCAGAAGGTTCATGTTGCAGGCCAGGGAGAAAGTCTGGTGAAAAAGATGGGACACAAATCACCTTATCACTAGCAACACAAAATGAGGGGGGAGACATGGAGAGATGTTGTGCTTCTCATTCTGACGCAGATACGGCACTAAAACTTGTGATGACAGTGAACACTGATTCACAAAATGCTCCATCTGGTTCTAATGAAAAGCAAAAGCACATAAATTCAGGCAATAATATTTCAGAAGGTTCATGTTCTAGGTCCGAGATAATGCCTACCTCGAACCTTTTCAGAACAACATTGCCTCAAGAG GAACCTCCAGCTGCAAGATCACCTCCACCTTCAAGTGATAATAGACAAGTGGTTCAAGCCGAGGATATAAGCGGCGAGGAAGTACCTAGTAGTCAAGTACCTTCCTTTGCCCAAGTTACCGAGCAGCCAAACATGCACTTCAATACCCAAAGTGTGATAAACCATCACCATTTCGGTTCAACTTGCCAGTTTGCTAGTCCTCCATATCAACCACCTTGTAGGGATACGCATTCAGCAAGAATTGAGGCTGACAGTGTTGGGGCATCACATGTTCATCCAACGTCAGCCAATCAGGTGCCAACAGGCTCCACTCCTGGGCTTCGTCTGGCTGAAGATGTGTTTGATTCAAATCACAGTCCTGGGGCATCACATGTTCATCCAGCTTCAGCCAATCAGGTGCCAACAGGCTCCCCTCCTGGGCCATCTTTGGCTGAAGATGGGCTTGACTTGAATCTATTTACCATTGAGTTGAGTCGATTACAAAAGTTGGCTGATCTGATGACAAAGAGGCATCAAGAGAAG
- the LOC119317179 gene encoding uncharacterized protein LOC119317179 isoform X1 → MDYNEACKGSFESESCEIGKIGVAKIEHYESELEEGEIREADEASGLESPIQNGTAANAEQQQVRIRQSASPQRASHNVETAGIVVLQHRVIHEHMPPSIVRSFVQDTIEKEQALMRPSTSPERASCEGRTAGINFVQQCKCSAIRENMAASLKESSTSSQVVVEEESSTSAERGSRLGGTACTAVVQQSKYAASEGRYVNVSQSTLHRKCGNHRRSYSPSIYSSSKERHKKRKEGCFRYYDSHWVTKMIEEVCSERSKTLLSRQTVDRKKFNNEQKKKKIEFFQKHVNSYKFHHAHVAPTIRYCRMMLPKLHSSMLHYRFHRHMISQLIKFYKQLICDRDKENRIKERWIFEAKAGYLKKWFYVTNLSYSKFKPEELESCMVDYSDGEQHLKYFDMQSITTQIEAIASNKEPRGTFATDITVPNLENSPSSLETNEHTKLGFSVGTAEEMATLESRTSQYTCAPSMEFCHENQTQTTFPAADKNEGGDVEKPSACQLDVSAALEPAETLTTGKASDDCEPILEHSQLLLVTNEATKPGFSVGVSKEMATLESSSLQVTSVSGMEFREKDGTQIIFSAADSNEERNTESPCASRFVTSSASGLAIAVSADTENAAPISREKRRYMCSSNDISEGPCRSGRKLGEKDGTHISFSPATQIAFSIAAQNEGETMESPCGSQSVMSLASEPTIAASNGTENAASIYREKRRRIGSGNDDISEGSCCRPGRKSGEKDGTQITLSLATQNEGGDMERCCASHSDADTALKLVMTVNTDSQNAPSGSNEKQKHINSGNNISEGSCSRSEIMPTSNLFRTTLPQEEPPAARSPPPSSDNRQVVQAEDISGEEVPSSQVPSFAQVTEQPNMHFNTQSVINHHHFGSTCQFASPPYQPPCRDTHSARIEADSVGASHVHPTSANQVPTGSTPGLRLAEDVFDSNHSPGASHVHPASANQVPTGSPPGPSLAEDGLDLNLFTIELSRLQKLADLMTKRHQEKIERLNLAREIELAQAKRKYDELEYNLEVETLQRKRELKIKADKIYKQQILAEVLQVIFKASARVVPDSPRGAAQETMAGPSRSADQRSFHIHAPVSAPETSTGASLRQRPAIAQRTAMDSMNHPSVGMGNRPA, encoded by the exons ATGGATTACAACGAAGCTTGCAAGGGATCATTCGAATCTGAAAGTTGTGAGATTGGCAAGATTGGAGTGGCAAAAATTGAACATTATGAATCTGAACTAGAAGAAGGTGAGATCAGAGAGGCAGATGAGGCATCCGGATTAGAAAGCCCTATCCAGAATGGCACAGCTGCAAATGCTGAACAGCAGCAGGTCCGTATAAGGCAATCAGCTTCACCGCAAAGAGCTTCTCATAATGTAGAGACTGCAGGTATTGTGGTTTTGCAACACAGAGTGATCCACGAACACATGCCTCCAAGCATTGTACGCTCATTTGTGCAAGATACGATTGAAAAGGAGCAGGCCCTTATGAGGCCATCAACTTCACCTGAAAGAGCTTCCTGTGAAGGCAGGACTGCAGGTATTAATTTTGTGCAGCAGTGTAAGTGTAGTGCAATCCGCGAGAACATGGCTGCAAGTCTTAAAGAGTCAAGCACATCTTCTCAAGTGGTGGTTGAAGAGGAGTCATCAACTTCAGCTGAAAGAGGTTCTCGCCTTGGAGGGACTGCATGTACTGCTGTTGTGCAACAATCTAAGTATGCTGCATCTGAGGGCCGATATGTTAATGTGAGTCAGTCAACTTTGCATAGAAAATGTGGGAACCACCGTCGAAGCTATTCACCATCTATCTATAGTAGTTCAAAAGAAAGGCATAAGAAAAGGAAGGAAGGATGTTTTAGATACTATGATTCCCATTGGGTCACGAAAATGATTGAGGAAGTTTGTTCAGAAAGGTCCAAAACACTACTGTCACGGCAGACTGTAGATCGGAAGAAATTCAACAAtgagcaaaaaaagaagaagatagaaTTCTTCCAAAAACATgtgaattcttataaattccatcaTGCACATGTTGCACCAACTATAAGATATTGCAGGATGATGTTGCCTAAGCTACATTCCAGCATGTTGCACTACAGATTTCATCGACATATGATATCTCAGCTGATAAAATTTTATAAACAGCTTATATGTGACAGGGACAAAGAGAACAGAATAAAAGAGCGCTGGATATTTGAGGCCAAAGCTGGCTACCTTAAGAAATGGTTTTATGTGACTAACTTGTCATATTCTAAATTCAAGCCAGAGGAACTAGAAAGCTGTATGGTTGACTATTCAGATGGTGAACAGCATCTAAAATATTTTGACATGCAATCTATAACCACTCAAATTGAAGCAATTGCCTCTAATAAAGAACCTAGAGGCACCTTTGCAACTGATATTACTGTGCCCAATCTAGAAAATTCACCATCATCGCTTGAAACAAATGAACATACAAAGCTCGGGTTTTCAGTTGGTACAGCAGAAGAAATGGCCACCTTAGAAAGCAGGACTTCACAGTACACCTGTGCTCCCTCCATGGAGTTTTGTCATGAAAATCAGACACAAACTACCTTCCCGGCAGCAGATAAAAACGAGGGAGGAGATGTGGAGAAACCCTCTGCTTGCCAGCTTGACGTGAGTGCAGCACTAGAACCTGCTGAGACACTGACAACAGGTAAGGCAAGTGATGATTGTGAGCCTATTCTAGAACACTCGCAATTGCTGCTTGTAACGAATGAAGCTACAAAGCCTGGGTTTTCAGTTGGTGTATCAAAAGAAATGGCTACCTTAGAAAGCAGCTCCTTGCAGGTAACCAGTGTGTCAGGAATGGAGTTTCGTGAAAAAGATGGGACCCAAATTATCTTCTCAGCAGCTGACAGCAATGAGGAGCGAAACACGGAGAGCCCCTGTGCTTCTCGGTTTGTCACGAGTTCAGCATCAGGACTTGCTATTGCAGTGAGCGCTGATACAGAAAATGCTGCCCCGATTTCTAGAGAAAAACGAAGGTACATGTGTTCTAGCAATGATATTTCAGAAGGTCCATGTAGGTCAGGGAGAAAGTTAGGTGAAAAAGATGGGACACACATCTCCTTCTCACCAGCAACACAAATTGCCTTCTCAATAGCAGCACAAAACGAGGGGGAAACCATGGAGAGCCCCTGTGGTTCTCAGTCTGTCATGAGTCTAGCATCAGAACCTACTATTGCAGCGAGCAATGGTACAGAAAATGCTGCCTCGATTTATAGAGAAAAACGAAGGCGCATCGGTTCAGGCAATGATGATATTTCAGAAGGTTCATGTTGCAGGCCAGGGAGAAAGTCTGGTGAAAAAGATGGGACACAAATCACCTTATCACTAGCAACACAAAATGAGGGGGGAGACATGGAGAGATGTTGTGCTTCTCATTCTGACGCAGATACGGCACTAAAACTTGTGATGACAGTGAACACTGATTCACAAAATGCTCCATCTGGTTCTAATGAAAAGCAAAAGCACATAAATTCAGGCAATAATATTTCAGAAGGTTCATGTTCTAGGTCCGAGATAATGCCTACCTCGAACCTTTTCAGAACAACATTGCCTCAAGAG GAACCTCCAGCTGCAAGATCACCTCCACCTTCAAGTGATAATAGACAAGTGGTTCAAGCCGAGGATATAAGCGGCGAGGAAGTACCTAGTAGTCAAGTACCTTCCTTTGCCCAAGTTACCGAGCAGCCAAACATGCACTTCAATACCCAAAGTGTGATAAACCATCACCATTTCGGTTCAACTTGCCAGTTTGCTAGTCCTCCATATCAACCACCTTGTAGGGATACGCATTCAGCAAGAATTGAGGCTGACAGTGTTGGGGCATCACATGTTCATCCAACGTCAGCCAATCAGGTGCCAACAGGCTCCACTCCTGGGCTTCGTCTGGCTGAAGATGTGTTTGATTCAAATCACAGTCCTGGGGCATCACATGTTCATCCAGCTTCAGCCAATCAGGTGCCAACAGGCTCCCCTCCTGGGCCATCTTTGGCTGAAGATGGGCTTGACTTGAATCTATTTACCATTGAGTTGAGTCGATTACAAAAGTTGGCTGATCTGATGACAAAGAGGCATCAAGAGAAG ATAGAACGGCTTAATTTGGCACGTGAAATAGAGTTGGCTCAAGCTAAAAGGAAGTATGACGAGCTGGAATATAATTTAGAGGTAGAAACATTACAGCGAAAGAGAGAACTTAAGATAAAAGCTGATAAAATTTACAAACAGCAGATATTGGCTGAGGTATTACAGGTTATATTTAAGGCTTCTGCTAGAGTTGTTCCAGACAGTCCTAGAG